The Parashewanella spongiae genome has a window encoding:
- a CDS encoding S41 family peptidase yields MASDLEWKQGTFQDQSLFKDFCANPRSGSFPDKNGSELHEKLWLRSWSNDTYLWFDEIVDNNPNTFSLVDYFEQLKTNEQTPSGANKDNFHFSMSTEEWEQRNQSGASLGYGARFEVINATPPRKVVVAYIEPNSPASEASIRRGDVIQTVNGVDVINSNSESDIAIINSALFPISDDNNYSFEFARPNLGIVFGVTMTPSVVVSSPVHNTKVIDTETGKVGYFQFNRHIATAEKELFDSMSYLNEKNVTDLIVDLRYNGGGLLALASQLAYMVAGSNSQTSTFELLNFNDKHPTINPITGQTIQPIPFYNVGLDFSLAPNTLLPSLDLQRVFVLTTDSTCSASEAFMNGLKGIDVEVIQIGGKTCGKPYGFYPAPNCGTTYFTIQFQGVNNKGFGDYSEGFSPNSNPITGDQLHGCSVLDDFSHQLGDNNEALLKAALQYRNNQTCPQPNNTSKLALSRNKELSGKAIQDRPILKFESIMQNKVLISH; encoded by the coding sequence GTGGCTTCTGATTTAGAGTGGAAGCAAGGAACCTTTCAAGATCAAAGTCTGTTTAAAGATTTTTGTGCTAACCCAAGAAGTGGTTCATTCCCAGATAAAAATGGTAGTGAACTACACGAAAAGTTGTGGTTAAGATCTTGGTCCAATGACACTTATTTATGGTTCGATGAAATAGTTGATAACAATCCCAATACATTTAGTTTAGTTGATTATTTTGAACAACTAAAAACAAATGAGCAAACACCAAGTGGTGCAAATAAGGATAACTTTCATTTTTCTATGTCAACAGAAGAATGGGAGCAAAGAAATCAATCTGGAGCTTCACTGGGGTATGGCGCAAGGTTTGAGGTCATAAATGCGACGCCTCCGAGAAAAGTTGTTGTTGCATACATTGAACCAAATAGCCCCGCGTCAGAAGCAAGTATTAGACGTGGCGATGTAATTCAAACAGTAAATGGTGTGGATGTTATAAACTCCAATTCAGAGTCAGATATTGCCATTATAAATTCTGCATTGTTTCCTATATCTGATGACAATAACTATTCTTTTGAATTCGCTCGCCCCAATTTAGGTATTGTATTCGGTGTTACAATGACACCTTCGGTAGTGGTATCCAGTCCAGTTCATAATACTAAAGTCATAGATACCGAAACGGGTAAAGTCGGTTATTTCCAATTCAATAGACATATCGCAACAGCTGAGAAAGAGCTTTTTGACTCCATGTCTTATCTTAATGAGAAAAATGTAACAGATTTAATCGTCGATTTAAGATACAACGGTGGAGGGTTATTAGCACTCGCAAGTCAATTAGCCTACATGGTTGCAGGATCAAACTCTCAAACTAGCACATTTGAATTGCTTAATTTTAATGATAAACATCCTACTATTAATCCAATTACTGGTCAGACTATACAACCAATACCCTTTTATAATGTTGGCCTTGATTTTTCTTTAGCACCTAATACCCTACTGCCTTCTTTAGACCTTCAACGAGTATTTGTTTTGACTACAGACTCCACATGTTCAGCCAGCGAAGCTTTTATGAATGGTTTAAAGGGAATAGATGTTGAAGTAATACAAATCGGTGGTAAAACTTGCGGCAAACCCTATGGCTTTTATCCAGCTCCAAATTGTGGAACCACTTATTTCACAATTCAGTTTCAAGGCGTAAACAACAAAGGCTTTGGTGATTACTCTGAAGGATTTAGCCCAAACAGTAATCCAATAACAGGTGATCAATTACATGGTTGTTCTGTTTTGGACGATTTTAGTCACCAACTAGGCGATAACAACGAAGCATTATTAAAAGCCGCATTACAGTATAGAAACAACCAAACTTGCCCTCAACCAAATAATACGAGTAAATTAGCTTTGTCACGGAATAAAGAGCTGTCAGGTAAAGCTATTCAAGATCGCCCTATCCTAAAATTTGAGTCCATAATGCA
- the ttcA gene encoding tRNA 2-thiocytidine(32) synthetase TtcA: MSPINDKKNLYEFNKLEKRLRRKVGNAIKDYNMIKDGDVVMACISGGKDSFAMLEILLNLQARAPINFKIIAVNLDQKQPGFPEDILPNYFDSLNIPFYIVDKDTYSVVKEKISEGKTTCGLCSRLRRGTLYSFAEKIGATKIALGHHLDDIVETMFLNMFHGSRLKAMPPKLRSDDGRNIVIRPLTYCREKDLIKYSELKNFPIIPCNLCGSQENLQRKMIKKMLTDWDKQSPGRVDNIFKSIQNVSPSQLADNELFDFVNLPLDRDGDREKYLFDEAVVSSSNIDESLFINIANI; the protein is encoded by the coding sequence ATGAGTCCGATTAATGATAAAAAAAATCTTTATGAATTTAATAAACTAGAGAAACGACTACGTAGAAAGGTAGGAAATGCTATTAAAGATTACAACATGATTAAAGATGGTGATGTGGTAATGGCATGTATCTCAGGAGGCAAGGACTCTTTTGCAATGCTTGAGATATTGCTGAACTTACAAGCGAGGGCTCCTATTAATTTTAAAATCATTGCTGTCAATTTAGATCAAAAACAGCCTGGCTTTCCAGAAGATATACTTCCTAATTATTTTGATTCTTTAAATATTCCATTTTATATTGTTGATAAAGATACATACTCTGTCGTAAAAGAAAAAATATCTGAAGGGAAAACAACATGTGGATTGTGCTCTAGATTGCGACGAGGAACATTATACTCTTTTGCAGAAAAAATAGGAGCTACAAAAATAGCGCTAGGTCATCATTTAGATGATATCGTTGAAACCATGTTCTTAAATATGTTTCATGGTTCTAGATTAAAAGCTATGCCACCAAAATTACGTTCTGATGATGGACGAAACATAGTTATTAGACCTTTAACTTATTGTAGAGAAAAAGATTTAATTAAATATTCAGAACTGAAAAACTTTCCAATAATCCCTTGCAACTTATGTGGTTCACAAGAAAATTTACAAAGAAAAATGATCAAGAAGATGCTTACAGATTGGGACAAACAATCACCAGGACGTGTGGATAACATTTTTAAATCAATACAAAATGTAAGTCCAAGCCAGTTAGCTGATAATGAACTTTTTGATTTTGTTAACCTTCCATTAGACAGAGATGGAGATAGAGAAAAATACTTATTTGATGAAGCTGTCGTTTCTTCAAGTAATATAGATGAATCATTATTTATCAATATTGCAAATATCTAA
- a CDS encoding IS4 family transposase, which yields MNTTTRQFFNDAPELLRRFAQTEEDELSSILTLQDLEDFQKDNTQRVRKYPACHTLSLFMKQVASENKSCRCTLISDARDQIAIGREKNSTITGPYCKARKRLSPESIKSLLKKSGKNLDEAIQGKYLWHGRRVLLTDGSTLSMPDTHENQAQFPQPKSQKEGLGFPQLRILVLISLGSGAVIDSAVSPCKGKGTGEQALLRSMQSDLKQGDIVLGDANFENYFVLVGLMGLGVDAVFEKNGARNVDFRTCEEKLGKRDGLFKLIRPSCPEWMTPEDYAQVPEELIVRMVGTKKRIIVTTLTDKEVYPKQDIIDLYVSRWHIELDFRSIKTMMKMDILRCGSPDMVRKEIDVHLLVYNMIRALMCRAAEKKRNIA from the coding sequence ATGAATACTACAACTCGCCAATTCTTCAATGATGCCCCAGAATTGTTACGTCGCTTTGCTCAAACGGAAGAAGATGAACTTTCTTCAATTCTCACTCTGCAAGATTTAGAAGATTTTCAAAAAGATAATACTCAAAGAGTACGCAAGTATCCCGCCTGCCACACACTTTCGCTTTTCATGAAGCAAGTAGCCAGTGAAAACAAGTCTTGTCGTTGCACACTAATCAGTGACGCTAGAGATCAAATTGCTATAGGTCGAGAGAAAAACAGCACAATTACAGGTCCCTACTGCAAAGCAAGAAAACGGTTATCTCCAGAGTCAATTAAATCGCTATTGAAGAAATCAGGAAAAAACTTAGATGAAGCGATTCAAGGGAAATACTTATGGCATGGCCGTAGAGTGCTATTAACTGACGGCTCAACACTATCTATGCCTGATACGCACGAGAACCAAGCCCAATTCCCTCAACCTAAATCACAAAAAGAAGGGCTGGGCTTTCCTCAGCTGCGGATTTTAGTGTTAATTTCTTTGGGAAGCGGTGCAGTCATTGACTCGGCTGTTTCACCTTGTAAAGGGAAAGGTACTGGCGAGCAGGCACTATTAAGAAGTATGCAGTCAGACTTGAAACAAGGCGACATTGTGCTGGGAGATGCTAATTTCGAAAACTACTTTGTTCTTGTAGGACTAATGGGTTTAGGCGTTGATGCTGTTTTCGAAAAAAACGGAGCCAGAAATGTCGATTTCAGAACCTGTGAAGAAAAGCTGGGTAAGCGAGATGGTTTATTTAAGCTAATTCGTCCATCCTGTCCAGAATGGATGACCCCAGAGGATTACGCTCAAGTGCCAGAAGAGCTTATCGTCAGAATGGTAGGAACAAAGAAACGTATCATTGTTACCACGCTCACGGATAAAGAAGTCTATCCGAAGCAAGATATTATTGATTTATACGTTTCACGATGGCATATCGAGTTGGATTTTAGGTCAATCAAGACCATGATGAAAATGGATATTTTAAGGTGTGGT
- a CDS encoding DUF2987 domain-containing protein, producing the protein MFRKLLLVTLATISFSSLSETISLDYKGFYDRIKTVNKGKYKLIEMAFFVPTSQDCQIKSGSITTESKNYPLTYNSEQRLLLPFDEKLKSNRALINLSVSGNATLCSIQMKITEKLPSNTYDSAHLQQLESEMNELLYSLQGFPVKYFSDPISGLNFNFNGKNAEVVLDGKAISIEKGQFKITSAKIKNTDSLQFSQVPDSVTPWSK; encoded by the coding sequence ATGTTCAGAAAACTGCTTCTTGTTACTTTAGCAACGATTTCTTTTTCAAGTCTTTCAGAAACAATATCCCTTGATTACAAAGGTTTTTATGACCGCATTAAAACGGTTAATAAAGGTAAATATAAACTAATTGAAATGGCATTTTTCGTTCCAACATCTCAAGATTGTCAAATAAAAAGCGGCTCAATTACAACAGAGAGTAAAAACTATCCTCTTACGTATAATTCAGAACAGCGTCTTTTACTTCCTTTCGATGAAAAATTAAAATCGAATAGAGCGCTTATTAATTTAAGCGTGTCAGGCAATGCAACGTTATGCTCAATTCAGATGAAGATTACGGAAAAACTTCCATCAAATACTTATGATAGCGCGCATCTGCAACAGTTAGAATCAGAAATGAATGAACTACTCTATAGTTTACAAGGGTTTCCTGTTAAATATTTTAGCGATCCAATTTCTGGTTTAAATTTTAACTTTAATGGCAAGAATGCAGAAGTTGTATTGGATGGGAAAGCTATTTCAATAGAGAAAGGTCAGTTTAAAATTACTAGTGCCAAAATAAAAAATACAGATAGTCTCCAATTCAGCCAAGTGCCTGATTCAGTTACACCTTGGTCTAAGTAA
- a CDS encoding glucosaminidase domain-containing protein, with product MKTGRIGKFTLALGSVIVIIYGLRLYFLPTTVNEQHELVLTAKNRQQAQALPDFSAIKDIPSRKQAFFDYLRPIVQKRNTIIGEQRSFLTSTQRTLEEGHQLDNAARFRVKKIAKEYQFSFTRINKKTIRNLLKRVDVVPIDLVLVQAANESGWGSSRFAREGLNFFGQWCFTKGCGLVPSSRTKGLSHEVSVFDSVEDSIASYMRNLNSNGAYRLFRSIRADLRNQGFEPAAAELAYGLINYSERQEAYIDELLDMLRHNKKYLVKK from the coding sequence TTGAAAACCGGCAGAATAGGAAAGTTTACATTAGCGCTGGGATCGGTCATCGTTATTATTTATGGATTAAGATTATATTTTTTGCCCACCACAGTAAACGAACAACATGAGTTAGTTTTAACAGCCAAAAATAGGCAGCAAGCACAAGCCTTGCCAGACTTTTCTGCAATCAAAGATATTCCTTCACGAAAACAAGCTTTTTTTGACTACTTAAGACCAATTGTGCAAAAAAGAAACACCATAATCGGTGAGCAACGTAGCTTTTTAACGTCGACACAAAGAACGTTAGAAGAAGGTCATCAACTTGATAATGCCGCACGATTCAGAGTTAAAAAAATAGCCAAGGAATATCAATTCAGTTTCACTAGAATCAATAAAAAGACAATAAGAAATTTATTGAAGCGAGTGGATGTTGTGCCTATTGACTTGGTTTTAGTGCAAGCAGCTAATGAATCTGGTTGGGGAAGTTCTAGATTTGCTAGAGAAGGACTAAATTTCTTTGGCCAATGGTGTTTTACAAAAGGTTGTGGTCTCGTCCCCAGCTCAAGAACAAAAGGATTGAGTCATGAAGTTAGCGTATTTGATTCAGTTGAAGATTCTATTGCATCCTATATGCGTAACCTAAATTCCAATGGCGCATATCGTTTATTCCGATCTATTCGAGCTGACTTGAGGAATCAAGGATTCGAGCCTGCAGCTGCAGAGCTAGCCTATGGCTTAATTAATTACTCAGAACGTCAAGAAGCTTATATTGATGAACTACTTGACATGTTACGTCACAATAAAAAGTATTTGGTGAAAAAATAA